One window from the genome of Chrysemys picta bellii isolate R12L10 chromosome 15, ASM1138683v2, whole genome shotgun sequence encodes:
- the LOC135975842 gene encoding immunoglobulin lambda-1 light chain-like encodes MAWAPLLLTLLTYCSGVSSQPVVTQEPSMSVTPGGAVTLSCSLSTGAITTSNYPSWYQQKPGSAPRQLIYNTNSRPSGIPARFSGSISGNNAALTITGVQAEDEADYYCVVHTGSGVLVLSVFVMLISGVSSQPVVTQEPSMSVTPGGAVTLSCSLSSGAISTGNYPAWFQQKPGSAPRQLIYYTNSRPSGIPARFSGSISGNNAALTITGVQAEDEADYYCAVWPGSVNHSDPARWGTETKTSPVFIPCSSLCSALAAQFGSCLQSMRQ; translated from the exons atggcctgggcccctctgctcctcacgctgctcacGTACTGCTCAG GGGTCAGTTCGCAGCCCGTGGTGACTCAGGAGCCCTCGATGTCggtgaccccaggaggggctgtcactctgtcctgcagcctgagcactGGAGCCATCACCACCAGCAACTATCCCTCCTGGTACCAGCAGAAACCAGGCTCTGCTCCTCGGCAGCTTATATACAACACCAATAGCAGACCCTCCGGGATCCCTGCCCGGTTCTCTGGGTCCATATCCGGTAACAACGCTGCCCTGACCATCACCGGTGTCCAGGCAGAGGATGAGGCTGACTATTACTGTGTTGTACATACTG GATCCGGAGTCCTTGTGCTGAGTGTGTTTGTAATGTTGATTTCAGGGGTCAGTTCGCAGCCCGTGGTGACTCAGGAGCCCTCGATGTCggtgaccccaggaggggctgtCACTCTGTCCTGCAGTCTGAGCTCTGGAGCCATCAGCACTGGCAACTATCCAGCCTGGTTCCAGCAGAAACCAGGCTCTGCTCCTCGGCAGCTTATATACTACACCAATAGCAGACCCTCCGGGATCCCTGCCCGGTTCTCTGGGTCCATATCCGGCAACAACGCTGCCCTGACCATCACCGGGGTCCAGGCAGAGGATGAGGCTGACTATTACTGTGCTGTGTGGCCTGGTAGTGTGAATCACAGTGATCCcgccagatggggaactgagacaaaaacctcccctgtcttcatcccctgctccagcctgtgcTCGGCACTGGCTGCACAGTTTGGTTCCTGCCTGCAATCGATGAGACAATGA